From Segatella copri, the proteins below share one genomic window:
- a CDS encoding tape measure protein produces MPSIKFDTIVETAKVVSGFRDIQNAVHQTAERVEKDGKSIDDVISNIQNSMNIAIGGWSIGKFVNQMMQVRGQFQQTEMAFKTMLQSEEKADALMKQLIRTAAVTPFGVEDVTEGAKQLLAFNVAAEDVNKTLIGLGDVAAGMGLNLKDLVMLYGTTIAKGKMDTMDLYQFLNRGIPIADEIAKVMGLDVTNAIKEVQKQIKAGKVTSDIFIQAMQSMTAEGSKFGGLMEAQSKTITGQISNIEDAIEQMFNDLGKSQEGVINTGLGVVSTLVENWDTVGKAVMVAVTAYGAYKAVVITLAAIEKARIALNTAVRFIELAKAVSNATQAMRVFNLACKTNILGFVVGTVLSAIVAFKLFGNSAEDAETKTSKFTESANEASSKVESLISILKTAKEGSKVYKDTIKELSNIYDNYGIAIDKIKEDESNLVDVKQQEIDKSNELIEQIKLETTERNRANAISKANEDYNNRLDSAQQALLGKLKDYGTSSSGIAVGIQNIVSDSVIKQFDDLTQKMAGLNEHSKEYQTYLKQYNQLEASLISESEKLANAFGFTGDKTSDARKALIGYLYELRAAKKLHTEEADNINKAADATEDFGNKATSTKNRINALQKQLQGAGEDVHVLYNRVKEFMQNYSENNINFHVNFDAKIPSWMQNMNIPELGRLGKYFSALARDLANNKKSGALVNGKWMSTNDIAQRGWDYTNAANTKQTKADDDAKKKRREKEEAEANAKKNAAKAKKAASDAKKLAEDRKKAQEELNEDLKQLQQENIDTDISQMQEGTEKKLAQIKNDYAKRNAEIDKQEAEFKKKNKEAGKKVTLTSAQSNALNKARDLATQEYNKKLDEVNREALTSMRDYLKEYGSLYQQKQAIAEEYEEKIAKAQTQGEKLSLQQQRKKDLQTIEINAIRQNIDWGSVFGDFGAMFKDQLEPTIEKLQELSKSTTDVNEQKTIQELISKLQGSATIWNSDIFKKVSDDINSYQSAMQGYIDAQEREIEATEAVTKAQEDLAKAKKSGDKTSINKAEANLSRAQGVLVTASNNVLEFGSSVQKASSDLQTSAQKAVSQFQQLENGLQGLTSGSLKGIGNSILGLDKLFGGTMQKDVANTLAKGIQGLLGKDSDAAKSLTKALGDSGMAGEIISAILGILDILKDGFGTLISNLMDTVFGAVTGILDDALSGDIVMKPLKSIGNNVSHILNTLSFGGFNSLFGGDGNAKKVNDTIERLTDRNTLLQQSIEDLTDAMENSFGSKATSYYEQAYKNQQETNQNYLDIAKAQASYHGSHHSWNAYWSGFGSDEMDWIKKNVKSDFNGDLFSLSPEEMKLLRGNVAIWEHIENTGKGNYGGRLTEKLNDYIDQAGKLEELSEQFKENLTQISFSGMRDSFLTDLMDMKKDGSDFASEMADDFAEKMQKSLLSFSMEDLINGDLKKLYDDWAKAMKDKNGKLTKDDVDAFYKRYDDIVQEGLKRRDEWAKVTGYTGSSSSSQTATSGGWASMGQDTADELNGRFTALQIAGESIAQNMTTTISQMESIVTLGISTNGAVLEIRNMMIMTNSYLEDIVKYSKLTYNDFGAKLDDMNRRLKDI; encoded by the coding sequence ATGCCAAGCATTAAATTCGATACAATAGTCGAGACAGCCAAGGTCGTTTCCGGTTTTCGAGACATTCAGAACGCAGTTCATCAGACTGCTGAGAGGGTTGAGAAGGACGGAAAGTCTATTGACGATGTAATCTCGAATATACAGAACAGTATGAACATTGCCATTGGCGGTTGGAGCATTGGCAAGTTCGTCAATCAGATGATGCAGGTCCGCGGTCAGTTCCAGCAGACAGAAATGGCATTCAAGACAATGTTGCAGTCTGAGGAGAAAGCTGATGCTCTCATGAAGCAGTTGATCCGCACGGCAGCCGTCACACCTTTCGGGGTTGAAGACGTTACAGAGGGAGCCAAGCAGTTGCTTGCTTTCAACGTAGCAGCCGAGGATGTCAACAAGACGCTTATCGGATTGGGAGACGTGGCAGCAGGTATGGGTCTAAACCTTAAAGACCTCGTGATGCTCTACGGCACCACCATCGCCAAGGGCAAGATGGATACTATGGACTTGTATCAGTTCCTCAACCGAGGTATTCCTATCGCAGATGAGATAGCTAAGGTTATGGGGCTTGACGTTACCAACGCCATCAAGGAGGTACAGAAGCAAATCAAGGCTGGCAAGGTTACCAGTGACATCTTCATCCAGGCAATGCAGAGTATGACCGCCGAGGGTAGCAAGTTCGGTGGCTTGATGGAGGCTCAGTCCAAGACTATTACAGGTCAGATAAGCAACATTGAGGATGCCATCGAGCAGATGTTCAATGACCTCGGCAAATCCCAGGAGGGTGTTATCAATACCGGATTGGGAGTCGTTTCCACCCTCGTTGAGAATTGGGATACAGTAGGCAAGGCTGTAATGGTCGCTGTTACAGCATACGGAGCCTACAAGGCTGTCGTGATAACTCTTGCTGCTATAGAAAAGGCTCGCATTGCGCTTAATACAGCAGTTAGGTTCATTGAGCTTGCTAAAGCAGTAAGCAATGCAACACAAGCAATGAGAGTGTTCAATTTAGCTTGCAAGACAAATATTTTAGGGTTTGTCGTAGGAACAGTATTATCCGCCATTGTCGCATTCAAGCTGTTTGGCAATAGCGCTGAAGATGCAGAAACCAAGACTTCCAAGTTTACCGAGAGTGCAAATGAAGCATCAAGCAAGGTCGAGTCGCTAATCTCCATTCTGAAGACTGCAAAGGAAGGCTCCAAGGTTTACAAGGACACCATCAAGGAGCTGTCAAACATCTATGACAACTACGGGATTGCTATTGACAAGATCAAGGAAGACGAGAGCAACCTTGTGGATGTTAAGCAGCAGGAGATAGATAAATCCAATGAACTCATCGAGCAAATTAAGCTGGAGACCACAGAGCGCAACAGAGCTAATGCAATCTCCAAGGCTAACGAAGACTACAACAACCGTTTGGATAGCGCTCAGCAAGCCCTTTTGGGTAAGTTGAAGGATTATGGAACCTCTAGCAGCGGTATAGCCGTCGGCATACAGAACATCGTATCTGACTCGGTTATCAAGCAGTTTGATGACCTAACACAGAAGATGGCTGGCTTGAATGAGCACTCCAAGGAGTATCAGACCTATCTGAAGCAATACAATCAGTTAGAGGCTTCTTTGATATCCGAATCTGAAAAGCTTGCTAATGCTTTCGGTTTTACAGGAGACAAGACAAGCGATGCCAGGAAGGCATTGATTGGTTATCTATACGAACTTCGAGCTGCAAAGAAGCTGCATACCGAGGAGGCAGATAATATCAACAAGGCGGCAGATGCAACAGAGGATTTCGGTAATAAGGCTACCTCAACCAAGAACAGGATAAATGCTTTGCAGAAGCAACTCCAGGGTGCCGGCGAGGATGTACACGTTCTCTACAACCGTGTCAAGGAGTTCATGCAGAACTATTCCGAGAACAACATCAACTTCCACGTCAACTTCGATGCCAAGATACCATCGTGGATGCAGAATATGAATATTCCGGAGCTAGGACGCTTAGGTAAATACTTCTCTGCTTTGGCACGCGACCTTGCAAACAACAAGAAGTCTGGTGCGCTGGTCAATGGTAAATGGATGTCAACAAACGATATCGCCCAGCGAGGATGGGATTATACCAATGCTGCGAACACCAAGCAGACCAAGGCAGATGACGATGCTAAGAAGAAGCGGCGTGAGAAGGAAGAGGCAGAAGCCAATGCCAAGAAGAACGCTGCCAAAGCCAAGAAAGCAGCCTCCGATGCCAAGAAGCTAGCAGAAGACCGCAAGAAGGCCCAGGAAGAACTGAATGAGGACTTGAAGCAGCTGCAGCAGGAAAATATCGACACCGATATATCTCAGATGCAGGAAGGCACGGAGAAGAAGCTTGCTCAAATCAAGAACGACTATGCCAAGCGCAATGCCGAGATTGACAAGCAGGAAGCCGAGTTCAAGAAGAAGAACAAGGAAGCTGGCAAAAAAGTAACCCTCACCTCTGCCCAGTCCAATGCCCTCAATAAGGCTAGAGACCTCGCTACCCAAGAGTATAACAAGAAGCTTGATGAGGTCAACAGGGAAGCCCTTACCTCTATGCGCGACTACTTGAAGGAGTATGGTTCTCTCTATCAGCAGAAGCAAGCCATTGCCGAGGAATATGAGGAGAAGATTGCTAAGGCTCAGACACAGGGTGAAAAGCTCTCTCTTCAGCAGCAGAGAAAGAAGGACCTCCAAACCATCGAGATAAATGCCATCAGACAGAACATCGATTGGGGAAGCGTCTTCGGAGACTTCGGCGCTATGTTCAAGGACCAACTGGAGCCTACCATTGAGAAGCTGCAAGAGCTCTCCAAGAGCACAACAGATGTCAATGAGCAGAAGACCATACAGGAACTTATCTCCAAGCTACAAGGCTCTGCCACCATCTGGAATAGTGACATCTTTAAGAAGGTTTCGGACGATATCAACTCCTATCAGTCAGCCATGCAGGGCTATATTGATGCACAGGAGCGAGAGATTGAGGCTACGGAAGCCGTTACCAAGGCACAGGAAGACCTCGCTAAGGCTAAGAAGAGCGGTGACAAGACAAGTATCAACAAGGCTGAAGCCAACCTATCTAGAGCGCAGGGCGTACTTGTTACCGCATCTAACAACGTTTTGGAGTTCGGTTCATCAGTTCAGAAGGCATCATCAGACTTGCAGACATCTGCACAGAAGGCAGTTTCTCAGTTTCAGCAGCTTGAAAATGGTTTGCAGGGTCTCACATCTGGGTCACTCAAAGGCATAGGAAACTCTATTCTAGGGCTTGACAAGCTTTTCGGTGGCACTATGCAGAAGGACGTCGCTAACACTCTAGCAAAGGGCATCCAAGGGTTGCTCGGTAAAGATAGTGACGCAGCCAAATCTCTGACGAAAGCTTTAGGGGATAGCGGTATGGCAGGTGAAATAATCTCCGCAATACTCGGCATCCTCGATATTCTGAAAGATGGTTTCGGAACACTCATCAGCAACCTCATGGACACGGTCTTTGGCGCAGTAACGGGCATCCTCGATGATGCTTTATCGGGTGACATCGTTATGAAGCCATTGAAGAGTATCGGGAACAACGTTTCTCATATCCTCAACACGCTTTCATTCGGTGGCTTTAATAGTCTGTTCGGTGGAGACGGAAATGCAAAGAAGGTCAATGATACCATCGAAAGACTGACGGATAGAAATACCCTCTTGCAGCAATCCATCGAGGATTTGACTGACGCAATGGAAAACTCCTTTGGCTCCAAGGCAACCTCATACTACGAGCAAGCCTATAAGAATCAGCAGGAGACCAATCAGAACTACCTCGACATCGCAAAGGCGCAGGCAAGCTATCACGGTTCGCACCACTCATGGAACGCTTATTGGAGCGGTTTCGGTAGTGATGAGATGGATTGGATCAAGAAGAACGTCAAATCAGACTTCAATGGCGACCTCTTCTCCCTTAGTCCAGAAGAGATGAAGCTCCTCCGTGGCAACGTTGCCATTTGGGAGCATATTGAGAACACTGGAAAGGGTAACTATGGTGGTCGTCTGACAGAGAAGTTGAATGACTACATAGACCAAGCAGGCAAGCTGGAAGAGTTGTCAGAGCAGTTCAAGGAGAACCTTACTCAGATTTCCTTCAGTGGAATGAGAGATAGCTTTTTGACGGACCTTATGGACATGAAGAAGGATGGTAGCGACTTTGCTAGCGAAATGGCAGATGATTTCGCAGAAAAGATGCAGAAGTCCCTTCTCTCTTTCAGTATGGAAGACCTTATCAATGGAGACTTGAAGAAACTCTACGATGATTGGGCAAAGGCTATGAAGGATAAAAACGGAAAGCTAACCAAGGATGATGTAGATGCATTCTACAAGCGTTACGATGATATAGTCCAGGAAGGGTTGAAGAGACGTGATGAGTGGGCAAAGGTGACAGGCTACACTGGTTCCTCATCCTCATCACAGACCGCAACAAGCGGAGGATGGGCATCTATGGGGCAAGATACCGCGGACGAGCTGAATGGTCGCTTCACCGCCCTGCAGATTGCAGGAGAGTCAATTGCTCAGAACATGACTACCACCATATCACAGATGGAGAGCATCGTTACACTCGGAATCTCAACCAATGGCGCAGTATTGGAGATTAGAAACATGATGATCATGACAAACAGCTACCTCGAAGACATCGTGAAGTATTCAAAGCTCACATATAATGACTTCGGAGCCAAGCTGGATGACATGAACAGAAGATTAAAGGATATTTGA
- a CDS encoding major capsid protein: MQQSSLFLKYILSFFPILKTLIEKINGKRKNEMTYLHKDTSILRRVYSTDNKWEADTVDTSYVAADYVAVDSPVPLKSRDKISTANGKLPKVGMKKFLKESDILALRLMEAQGGQTAEIRRKLAQDPVACNVGVDERNEYALLYGLSNGYVAVRDDDNPKELLRIKYQYLPKNQLGINNVDTGITVADLKECIARASNDGNTILIFWIGKAKFDELKKAQDARELVANYKGQTYDSNTKLPVPTSSVFKEAFLDETGVSFRIINRTVRLEHDGVKKSVKPWNNNMIIGVCSQMIGALVYGQVAEATNRVAGVTYQQIDYKLISQYSTTDPLRETTAVQAYCLPVIEDVDTIYQINTKLADPDVSVDTEKEKADTDDAKVTISDVTYKKPEAITTLNALGATLPSDASDKEVIDAYNELPPVKKKEFKEKAAKAEE, encoded by the coding sequence ATGCAACAGAGTTCTTTATTTCTTAAGTATATCTTGAGTTTCTTCCCAATCCTGAAGACATTGATTGAGAAGATTAATGGTAAGCGCAAGAACGAGATGACGTATCTCCACAAAGATACATCCATTCTCCGCCGCGTTTATTCTACCGACAACAAATGGGAAGCCGATACAGTTGATACCTCTTACGTAGCTGCTGACTACGTAGCAGTGGATTCTCCGGTTCCTTTGAAGTCTCGTGACAAGATTTCAACCGCCAACGGCAAACTGCCAAAGGTTGGTATGAAGAAATTCTTGAAGGAGTCAGATATCCTCGCTCTCAGACTCATGGAAGCACAGGGCGGTCAGACAGCAGAGATTCGCCGTAAGTTGGCGCAGGACCCGGTAGCTTGTAATGTCGGTGTTGATGAGCGTAATGAGTACGCCCTTCTGTATGGTCTTTCTAACGGCTACGTAGCTGTTCGTGACGACGATAATCCAAAGGAGTTGCTCCGTATCAAGTATCAGTACTTGCCGAAAAATCAGCTCGGCATCAACAATGTTGATACTGGTATTACCGTTGCAGACTTGAAGGAATGTATCGCGAGAGCTTCGAATGATGGCAACACCATCTTGATCTTCTGGATTGGAAAGGCTAAGTTTGACGAATTGAAGAAGGCACAGGACGCTCGCGAGCTTGTTGCCAACTATAAGGGTCAGACTTATGACTCCAACACAAAGCTGCCGGTTCCTACTTCCAGCGTATTCAAGGAAGCATTCTTGGACGAGACCGGTGTATCATTCCGCATTATCAACCGTACCGTCCGCTTAGAGCATGATGGCGTGAAGAAGAGTGTTAAGCCTTGGAACAACAATATGATTATCGGTGTCTGCTCACAGATGATTGGTGCCCTCGTTTACGGTCAGGTAGCAGAGGCAACCAACAGAGTGGCAGGTGTAACCTATCAGCAGATTGATTACAAGCTTATCTCTCAGTATTCAACAACTGATCCGTTGCGTGAGACAACTGCGGTGCAGGCATACTGCTTGCCTGTCATCGAGGACGTTGACACAATCTATCAGATTAATACTAAGCTGGCAGACCCAGACGTTTCGGTTGATACCGAAAAGGAGAAAGCAGATACAGATGACGCTAAGGTAACAATCTCTGATGTGACCTACAAGAAGCCGGAGGCTATCACAACTCTCAACGCTCTTGGTGCTACACTTCCTAGTGACGCCAGCGACAAGGAGGTTATTGATGCCTATAACGAGCTTCCTCCTGTGAAGAAGAAGGAGTTCAAGGAAAAGGCAGCTAAAGCTGAGGAGTAA
- a CDS encoding S-ribosylhomocysteine lyase: protein MIPSFKVDHTKLKPGLYVSRVDKWGMETATTFDIRVCKPNKDMMSPAVAHTIEHLMADYLRNDSPFSNSVLYFGPMGCLTGFYLILKGTWTSKLIKEMIVEAFKACSLSKTIPGASEVECGNYRLNDLKGAKELCDMFSVYLSTAGPDKLNYPD, encoded by the coding sequence ATGATACCAAGTTTTAAAGTTGATCATACGAAACTGAAGCCAGGTCTTTATGTTTCGAGAGTAGATAAATGGGGCATGGAGACTGCTACCACATTCGATATTCGCGTGTGCAAGCCAAACAAAGATATGATGTCACCTGCTGTCGCGCACACAATAGAGCATTTGATGGCGGACTACCTACGCAATGATAGTCCTTTTAGCAATTCCGTTCTGTATTTTGGTCCGATGGGATGTCTTACAGGTTTTTATCTTATCCTTAAAGGTACATGGACTTCAAAGCTAATAAAGGAAATGATAGTGGAAGCTTTTAAAGCGTGTTCGCTATCAAAGACGATTCCAGGTGCATCGGAAGTGGAATGCGGAAATTATAGGCTCAACGACTTAAAAGGAGCAAAAGAGCTATGTGATATGTTCTCCGTATATCTATCCACAGCTGGACCGGATAAGCTTAATTATCCAGACTAA
- the mtnN gene encoding 5'-methylthioadenosine/S-adenosylhomocysteine nucleosidase encodes MIVIVTAMDKEYDLISEWIAKNWLDYKNVQNIALIKSGIGKVNAASCLTEFLSSNTSSKVTRVISVGCAGAAVAGLKPGNVVIGNSYCYHDVYCGEPNANGQVQGMPAVFPSDFSWIDMDERFRLGTIATGDKFVTTREQVLAIKEFLPNSYNVCAIDMESAALAQVCYKKGIGFTSIRVISDNPLEPNQTEQYAGFWDSLAEKAFSVVCKLLENDTKF; translated from the coding sequence ATGATTGTCATAGTTACCGCTATGGATAAGGAATACGACCTTATCAGCGAATGGATTGCAAAGAATTGGCTTGACTACAAAAATGTTCAAAACATAGCTTTAATCAAGTCTGGTATTGGCAAGGTTAATGCGGCATCTTGCTTGACAGAATTTCTTTCGTCGAATACGTCCAGCAAAGTTACAAGAGTTATCTCGGTAGGATGTGCCGGTGCTGCCGTTGCGGGATTGAAACCTGGTAATGTCGTGATTGGCAATTCGTACTGCTACCACGATGTATATTGCGGAGAGCCGAATGCCAATGGTCAAGTTCAAGGTATGCCGGCAGTCTTTCCTTCTGATTTCTCTTGGATTGATATGGATGAAAGATTCAGATTAGGAACCATAGCTACGGGAGATAAGTTTGTCACTACGAGGGAGCAGGTATTGGCAATTAAGGAGTTTCTTCCTAATTCTTATAACGTATGTGCTATTGACATGGAGTCTGCTGCCCTCGCGCAGGTATGCTACAAGAAGGGTATTGGTTTTACGTCCATCCGAGTTATTAGCGATAATCCCCTGGAGCCGAACCAGACCGAGCAGTATGCAGGTTTTTGGGATAGTCTTGCCGAAAAGGCATTTAGTGTTGTTTGTAAATTATTAGAGAATGATACCAAGTTTTAA
- a CDS encoding YopX family protein produces the protein MKTENIKFKAKELGTGKWKEGFLQRDMDYNLCILIAKKEEHSWYWTQIDPSTVCMFTGLKDKNGTPIYEGDIVMHKDNNAERRGDINWDSKAAAFCFGQDFLVHYHSEDMVVVGNKFDK, from the coding sequence ATGAAAACAGAAAATATAAAGTTTAAGGCTAAAGAACTTGGAACAGGAAAATGGAAAGAAGGTTTTCTTCAAAGAGACATGGATTACAACCTATGTATTCTTATTGCCAAAAAAGAAGAACATTCTTGGTATTGGACTCAAATTGACCCTTCAACAGTCTGTATGTTCACAGGACTGAAAGACAAGAATGGAACACCTATCTATGAGGGGGATATAGTTATGCACAAAGATAACAATGCGGAAAGAAGAGGTGATATTAATTGGGATAGTAAAGCTGCTGCTTTCTGCTTTGGTCAAGATTTCTTAGTTCACTACCATTCTGAAGATATGGTAGTTGTCGGCAACAAATTCGATAAGTAG
- a CDS encoding beta barrel domain-containing protein, with translation MKELKDLKAGDDVLVTGGSYRRITKIDKVTKTQIVVNNARFRRDSGWQCGSDRWNVRRISVPTEKEISDIEEEDLCKALIYVISSSDFERLSTDELKQVYNIVKGKE, from the coding sequence ATGAAAGAACTTAAAGATTTGAAAGCTGGCGATGATGTGCTAGTTACAGGTGGGTCTTACAGACGTATTACCAAAATTGATAAAGTGACAAAGACTCAAATTGTTGTTAATAACGCTAGATTTAGAAGAGATTCGGGCTGGCAATGCGGTAGTGACAGATGGAATGTTAGAAGAATATCTGTTCCTACAGAAAAGGAAATATCAGATATTGAAGAAGAGGATCTTTGTAAGGCTCTCATCTACGTTATCAGTTCTTCTGATTTTGAACGTTTATCAACAGATGAGTTAAAACAAGTGTACAATATTGTAAAAGGCAAAGAATGA
- a CDS encoding 3'-5' exoribonuclease, whose protein sequence is MKTARHIVIDIETLGRRNDAAITQIGIVPADENFDVLDRYLIQAEPKTWNTCERTFTGETLLWWIQQKNSPESNKPTHIVHSYKFLVDKLYQIFNRYNTEDTIVWTKGAMDLFCIKDICEYLNMEAPWKFWQPRDIRTAKEFIKEWKTFENNNHNALDDALNQLRELKANLIER, encoded by the coding sequence ATGAAAACAGCAAGACATATTGTAATAGACATAGAAACATTAGGTAGAAGAAATGATGCTGCTATTACTCAAATCGGCATAGTACCAGCAGATGAAAATTTCGATGTATTAGATCGTTATCTGATACAAGCAGAACCTAAAACTTGGAATACTTGTGAAAGGACATTCACTGGAGAAACTTTACTCTGGTGGATTCAGCAAAAGAACAGTCCAGAAAGTAATAAGCCTACTCATATTGTCCATAGCTACAAATTTTTAGTAGATAAGCTATATCAAATCTTTAATAGATACAATACAGAAGACACTATAGTGTGGACTAAAGGGGCAATGGACCTGTTTTGCATTAAAGACATATGTGAGTATCTTAATATGGAAGCCCCCTGGAAGTTTTGGCAACCTAGAGACATCAGAACCGCAAAGGAGTTCATTAAAGAGTGGAAGACCTTTGAGAATAATAATCATAACGCTCTCGATGATGCTTTGAACCAGTTGAGAGAGTTAAAAGCTAACTTAATTGAAAGATAG
- a CDS encoding phage portal protein, with product MIDFNELFKRNDVGSIIGELKQRVLDIPLWITLLSEYEPMLHEIVNDHVGRQDRTLDDGIVEKAARLPVGLEKLLTRRISEFTMAIPVKRVYTYDQADEELKTIVRAIEKIYTCAHIDAVNMHRAKCYYASCQMFTLWYTQKKPNKLYGFDSQYKLKCKTFSPMDGVDIYPYFDEYDDLLALSFEYKRKVTDTEHTFFETYTADHHYKWDLSSDDEESGWNLVDDNEISIDKIPAVFWYRHKPCWEGLKPIRENIEYTISRNSDVVAYNSAPVLKIAGAIVGMERKGESKRVYRVSEDGDVSYVSWQQAIEALKYHVDTLVKLFFMQSQMPDISFENMKSLGNIGYDSRKTLLMDAHLKIGEETGAWIEGFEREANVIKAFLSKMNTKWAARMDEITIEHIITPFIQEDENTQIDKWLKANGNKPLVSQKESIQRAGLSDDPDKTFNEIQGEEEVEATRTAASMPNLFSEE from the coding sequence ATGATAGATTTTAATGAACTTTTTAAAAGAAATGACGTTGGCAGCATCATAGGAGAGCTGAAACAACGCGTGTTGGATATTCCACTTTGGATTACCCTGTTATCTGAGTATGAGCCTATGCTCCATGAAATCGTAAACGACCACGTTGGCAGACAGGACAGAACTCTTGATGACGGAATTGTAGAAAAGGCAGCTAGATTGCCTGTCGGATTGGAGAAGCTTCTTACACGAAGAATCTCTGAATTTACAATGGCTATACCGGTCAAGCGTGTATATACGTATGATCAGGCTGACGAGGAACTGAAGACGATTGTTCGTGCCATCGAGAAAATCTACACCTGTGCACACATTGATGCCGTGAACATGCACAGAGCAAAGTGCTATTACGCCTCTTGTCAGATGTTCACACTTTGGTACACGCAGAAGAAGCCTAACAAGCTCTACGGGTTCGACAGTCAGTACAAACTGAAATGCAAGACATTCTCTCCAATGGACGGAGTTGACATCTATCCTTACTTTGATGAGTATGACGACTTGCTTGCTCTGTCATTCGAGTATAAGCGTAAGGTTACTGACACGGAACACACCTTCTTCGAGACATATACTGCAGACCATCATTACAAATGGGACCTGTCTTCAGACGATGAAGAGTCCGGATGGAATTTGGTGGATGATAATGAGATTTCTATCGACAAGATTCCAGCCGTTTTCTGGTACCGTCACAAGCCATGCTGGGAAGGATTGAAACCTATACGTGAGAATATCGAGTACACCATTTCCCGAAACAGCGATGTTGTGGCATACAATTCCGCTCCTGTCTTGAAGATTGCCGGTGCCATCGTTGGAATGGAGCGAAAGGGAGAGAGCAAGAGGGTGTATAGAGTCAGCGAAGACGGCGATGTTAGCTACGTGTCTTGGCAGCAGGCTATCGAGGCTCTTAAGTATCACGTTGACACTCTCGTCAAGCTTTTCTTCATGCAGTCTCAGATGCCGGACATCAGTTTCGAGAATATGAAGAGCCTTGGCAATATCGGCTATGATTCAAGAAAGACACTCCTCATGGATGCTCATCTTAAGATAGGAGAGGAGACTGGTGCCTGGATTGAAGGCTTTGAGAGAGAGGCCAACGTCATAAAGGCGTTCCTTTCCAAGATGAACACGAAGTGGGCAGCTAGAATGGATGAGATTACTATAGAGCACATCATCACTCCATTCATCCAGGAGGATGAGAATACCCAGATTGACAAATGGCTTAAGGCTAACGGCAACAAGCCTCTCGTCAGCCAGAAGGAATCTATTCAGCGTGCCGGTCTTTCCGATGATCCTGACAAGACTTTCAACGAGATTCAAGGAGAAGAGGAAGTAGAGGCCACAAGAACAGCAGCTTCTATGCCTAACTTATTCTCGGAGGAATAG